The following nucleotide sequence is from Ornithodoros turicata isolate Travis unplaced genomic scaffold, ASM3712646v1 Chromosome24, whole genome shotgun sequence.
TCTAGGAAACGTAGACGGCCGGTCGGGTGAAACGAACATGATTATAAAACAAGCCACAACTGTGACACTGGGATgggaaacaagaatctttatacaaaggggtgttcaagtaaaccaggactttctgtctcctgggtgTACAGATGACTCGcgatacttctttttcgtcattttcacaaaCGACacgcctccgcgttcaccatgtGGTGGTCCAAATTTTGTgcgaaacagaagacacgtgctgaaAAAGATGGccaacaacgaggtgagcgcgcacatagaacagcgaattgtcatgaagtttctcgtgaatgaaggcgtaaagtcatctgaaattcacagaagacttcagtctcagtatggccacgatacacttagccaccGCAAAGCGTTTGAGCGGTGCagacggttccgagacggccgtacatcagtgcaggacaatcccggccggggcggttcagagcccagtgtcagggttgctgagaacatccaacttgtggagcacctgatcctcaaggaccgacagaTAACATGTAtcaaactggctcgaaagacggacctttctgtgggaacattGAACagtatcattcatgaacaccccCAGTTCCGGATAGTtcgtgcccgttgggtcccgaggcagctctctgtgtttgaccggcagaaaagactggaaatctccaaagatttgatttgatttgattgtaagtttaatggcgcagcgacaactgagatcatagtgcgccaaatacGATGATGGGAAATCTCCAAAGAGCtaacccagcaaaccattaatatccctgggacatccctacaaggtcgcgaacgtcctgaatatctcgacatccataggatatctatgggatatcgcacaatttcattgcgttttgggcttaccccagtaaacaacagatgtccctggtatgttggaaggatatcgcgctctggatgtttgaatgtcccctgacaagcagcctgcagatcctagggatgtctatgggagatccaggaaatatttgtttgtccttatagagacggtaacctgaattaaaaacacagtagtcgataggaagggatgtcagaaatgttgttgggtatactgtgggttgatgcagaaacacaagaattgcgaagatacatcctcgtcaccgttacaaatcgtgtacgccacgctacccctaacgaacgtgtgtgtaacgatttgtatttcagtatatgttccatccagctcgcaaatagaggttactgcgggttttcccaagtggtccaagtgaggcaggcagggttcggcacttatgctggcgtgtcccacggtgttgctgtactgtggtgaatcctgttaggctaaggtaatgtttgttcccaatagtatcaaatgggttaaaacacacaataaataaatatacacaGCATATACACAGCAAATAAATATTTGCTGGTGcacagttgcagtggtctctacgcattctacaaacactaaatatctgatgcacaaaattgttaaaagcaaaatatgttcgatattcgtaatctcccgtatatatccaaatatccatgacagacgtcgcagggactttcagtggatctacaaacatggcagaaatgctagtcgctgggatatcgcatggatgtaaaacggatctgtggcaaactccactggatatcccaacgtcccgggcgagatatcttacggatatttcctggatgtatctggtttgctgggaaggtaccgtttcgacactgaagaacagccgttccttgatcgggtCGTCaagtgcgatgaaacgtggatgcaccatttcactcctgagtctaaacgcgcatcaaaacagtggaagcatccgggctcgccagctcccaagaagttccgaagcaccccgtctgcggctaaggtcatggccacggttttctgggacaaggctgacgttgttcatgttaattttctgcccagtggtaccaccatcaatagtgcatattactgccaggttcgcagggatgtgcataaggcgctaaAGCAAAAGTTGCCGGgactcatcaccaaaggagtcctcctcctacaggttAATGCAGGGCCGCATACcgcgcgcatctcacgacacgcaccttacaggaacttgtctgggagttgctgccacatccgcCTTTCAGTCCAGACCTcgtccccagcgatttccatctattcgggccactgaaggcgttccttgagggccgccacttcagctgcgatgacgaggtcaagaatgcggtccgatgatggctgctacgcgccggtaaggatttctacgctgctggcatccaagccctcgtgaaacgctgggacaagtgcattagtgcagctggagattacgttgaaaaataaaactaatttctcgcctgtaacttcattttacttttgcgaaaaatgaaaagtcccggtttgacttgaacacccctcgtctTTCTGCTtggaactggggcagtgaatgaccgcggtattcaaacgctagcccgagctccacaaaagctcgtcgtTGACTCCTtcaggaggggattataaacgaaaaacaaacaggttgtcacaaatagctttCTTTGCGGATATTATGATTATTCACTTCTCGGACGGTCTACCTAGAACGCCAGGACTGCAAGGATTTCTGATAGGTATCGGGTTCTGCCAGAATTCTTGAAAACCTGTTCTGAGAGGGGGAACTATCGCGAAATAATGGCTTAAACCAAAAGTGAAGAACCCTATGTGCACGCTCATGTACAAAACTGTTACAGGTGCATACTTCCACTTGCTGACAGCAGTGAAACGacttgtacctgaggaagctcACTCGCTGGTAAAGACTGGTGACCTGCGACGTCCCGCAAAGTAGGTGAAGCACCATACGGTTTGTCTCGTGCGTATCAGCTCTCAATGAGAACTTTATGTGTTGGCAGTACATtctacagtgaaacccgcgcaTAACGATATCGGTGGTTATTGCTAATTTATTCATTTGGCAAGAGGTATCGCTGCAGGAGCGTTATCGTACGTCAGTGCTATCCAACAGAAATCGCGCGCCGCACGTTATCTCCCAACTTATGCTAATGACGGACACTACAAAAGAGGGTGTAAATACCAGTAACTTATTGGAAATAACTCGTTTGCTTGGACTTCATTTGGTTGCCGTTGTAGATACGCACAATGTCACGTTCAACTGCGCCGACTGGGTGACGTAATGAGCAGACAGCACGCGCTCCTCAATAAAATTCTTGAGAACATTGATAGCATGAAGTGACCTGGACGACCAGCAATCGCTTACGGGAGAGCTGGGTCTCTCTGGTGTTAGCTACGCTAGTGGTCCCTACAAGCACCACATACCATAGCTTTATGGGGGAGAGGGAATGACAAGATAATCCTTGCCACCGTCTTTCGTCTCCTGCACACGGctatacacaggctgttgctaagcgcGTGCTACCCTCTCCCGCAAcccttcgtcgttgtcaacacagcctaccatacattgcaggccgacagcgccgcagaagcagcactctcgtatcggaaacggaccagtattgttctgctgagaggagaccgccgttcaattctgcgacgcctcgtgacacccctggcttcccgccaatggacaaccgacattctccccccatgtatgttgagcagagttgatacAACGCTCGCTTtacgcatgccacgaaacacctcttgtcaagatgctgcattaatccaccgaatgcgactcgatgtggcctttacagctcagtagCGTTACCgcctgagacaagttgactctcccacctgctgccactgtggtgctcttgaggatctggagcacattcttcttcattgcccacactacaaaccttcccgaaccgcactctccgagtcccttagtcagctggactctcgcctccTTCTCGCTATCGAAATTGCTTTGTCCCTGGCCCAATGCAGCCAGCACCGATCTACGCGCAAAGATCTTTTGACATTTcaggacaccatcggacttcgatcgttattgtgaaggggctccttattttattccccacatccccaccagcaatggggtagagtatcgcctcttgcgatgaacttccccactctccatctcaaaataaagttcttgttcatACATTGCAGCGGTTTCGGAAGATCGCATGGTAATGAATAGTCccagctagcgccaaatcccataccCAAGCGGCAGCAGCCAGATCCGCTACGCCGGTACTGGAAGCTTTGCGGACGTCCAGGTCTCTAGCATAGTAACAGGCCATGTGTGAACTGACGTGAAGTCTTGCAAGGTCCCTGTTCAACCATCAGCAATGTTCCGGAAAATAAATGTGGGTGTTCCTTAACCATCACAATGACATATTGGCATTTTATGTtgtcactgaaaaaaaaaaaaatatatatatggagCAAATAGTGCAACAAACTGGATATATACTAAAAGATCGAGCATGAGCACAGGCCTATGCACGACTTCATTTATTGAAAGTTATTTGTGTATAAGGATGGCATTAATGCTACTCACTTCAACACGTATCGAAAATGGTGTCATACGTGTTACAGGTTGCCGTCCCAGACAACTGGATGAGCACACCAGTCATCACAGTGTAAGGGGGGAATAGGAGGACCAGGCAGGGCAGAAAGTTAAACTGAAGAATGTACAGTGATTGCAACTTCCAACCAATCTTGCGTAAGCGTGAGCGGTGTTCGATAAGCCCCTGACTGGCGGCAAACATCTCAATCAATATTAGACCTGGCCCATGTGATTTCGACGGGTGGCAGAGTGTTGACATGCTGTTACTTGTTAGTAACACATGTGAAAAACAGATTCTGCAAGGTCGTCCTGAAGATTGTCGAAGATCGTCTTTTTTAAGCGTGTTTTCACACGTGCTGACAACAAGTGACAGCATGTCAACATCCTGCCACACCTCGAAATAACATGGGTCAGACCTGGTACTTATTGCAGTATTCACTGCGAGTCGGGCGCTTATCGAAGCAGGGTCACTGTAACGGGAGATTGGACGTAAGTTGCGAGCACTGTAGCTCTTCTACTGGAGTAAAGACGCATACTGGGACTTCGCTTCTTGTGGACTACAGGCCCAACTGGCACCTCGTGAAGCACTCTCATGTTCATTCTTACATATGTCTGGTATCATCACAGCTTCATTAATACCCGCTTATTTTTAAAGTTAATTAAGTTCAAGTGATACTATGGTAACTTGGTGGCTGATCCAGAAGGTAACACTAACTTATCAGGCATCATTGCATCTACATTGTGTCACTACAAAACGAGAATATCTAAACACTGCCTTAGCAAAATTACTTTACAATTTACAAACAATTACAAACAATTTACTTCAGTCGTTTCCTTTCCCATACGGGAGACATCACGAGTGTCGAAACAGAATGAGAGGCGAACGCAATCAGCTGATCATTTAAGCTGGTCATCGAACACCTTGCGGAGAGGGCCGCGGTTTGCGTTGTGTGATGAGGGGTTGCCTCGCATGTGCGACGATTCAATCAATTTTCTAGGACACTATCTTTGTGTTCTCGTCAGGGTCACTGCATTGACAAAATCGAAAGGACGTCCCGTTGTCCAAAATCATTGGGCAATGACACATTCTTTCTCGGGTCCTAGAAATTGCTCGAATCGTGGCACATCCGAGGCAACCCCTCATCATGCAACGCAAACCACGGCCCTCTCCCGGAGGTGTTCGCTGATCAGCTTAAATAATCCGCTGATTGTGTCCGGCTCTAGTTCTGTTTCATACAGATGATATCTCCCGTATCGAAAACGAAAAGTTTGTAGTAAATTGTTGCttattgttgtgttaagccactGTTCAGATTTGCTCTCGTTTCTTAGTCATGAGCTCTCCTGGCttttggaatttttttttttctgcatcatATGCCGATACATTTATGTGAGAAAGGGACTCGAGCAAGCTGAGAGTTTGTACTTGTGTTTTGAGAGAGAGTGCAAAACTGCACTTAATTGTAAGCTAATAACCCAAATTGTACCACTGTGCCATGCTCGGCATCAATGATTATTTCATTAATActtgggtcattccacgccaaatcacccaaaggtgGTGCTCGGccccctcagttttgcttccaaaaattagCATAGACTCCTTGTTGCAAATAAAGAAATTTTCCCGAGTTTTCCTGGAAAATGTTGAACCGTCgtcgatttaggcggggtcaaagttcgtcagaatcgcgaaaaccatgctacaaaaaagttacctactgagcagggttttgagtctaggtggactttagtgacaaagaatgaaagagcgtggcccaaacattctgccaatatcaagttcttccttcgtgtttcattttcgaccagcgaaacagggctgctttttggcgctatttcttacaactttgtggtgccttgctaagggcacttttcaCAGAAGCTGGAAGGCACAAAtaaattcagcgtgttctgcaccttccatacttcaaaatcacatgttttgagGGCCGATCACACAATAGTTTTTGccccatttaatcccaaatgccgtgcttttggtaaagttggccgttttcaacgacctttttgaaaatgaagcggtcggccgagaacaatccaaatagatggagacgacagatcaatatcta
It contains:
- the LOC135373359 gene encoding uncharacterized protein LOC135373359, which encodes MANNEVSAHIEQRIVMKFLVNEGVKSSEIHRRLQSQYGHDTLSHRKAFERCRRFRDGRTSVQDNPGRGGSEPSVRVAENIQLVEHLILKDRQITCIKLARKTDLSVGTLNSIIHEHPQFRIVRARWVPRQLSVFDRQKRLEISKDLI